Proteins from one Chitinophaga oryzae genomic window:
- the map gene encoding type I methionyl aminopeptidase, protein MSITSEAELQGMKRISEVVAITLKEMRNYTKPGMSAKEVDEYGGEILRKYGAKSAPKLTYGFPGWTCISINNEIAHGIPHATKILREGDLVNIDVSAELDGYWADNGGSFVLGNDVHLHLPLVNASRNILYKALRNIRGGVKIADIGKLIEKEAAKAGFTVIRNLAGHGVGRGLHEPPEDILNCYERRNKERFRKNSVVAVETFISTRSNYANQANDGWTLIGNKGGFVAQHEHTIVITDGEPIILTADNEI, encoded by the coding sequence ATGTCAATTACATCAGAAGCGGAATTACAAGGAATGAAGAGGATCAGTGAAGTGGTGGCCATCACACTGAAAGAGATGCGCAACTATACCAAACCAGGCATGTCTGCAAAAGAGGTGGATGAATACGGCGGCGAGATACTGCGGAAGTATGGTGCCAAATCTGCTCCGAAGCTTACCTATGGCTTTCCGGGATGGACCTGCATCAGCATTAACAATGAGATAGCGCACGGGATTCCTCACGCCACAAAAATTCTGCGGGAAGGAGACCTGGTTAATATCGATGTATCAGCGGAACTGGATGGCTACTGGGCGGATAACGGAGGTTCTTTTGTACTGGGCAACGATGTGCACCTGCACCTGCCGCTGGTCAATGCCTCCCGCAACATCCTGTATAAGGCGCTCCGCAATATCCGTGGCGGCGTGAAAATAGCCGACATCGGCAAACTGATTGAAAAAGAAGCGGCCAAAGCCGGTTTCACCGTGATCCGCAACCTCGCCGGACATGGCGTGGGCAGAGGGCTTCACGAACCGCCGGAGGATATTCTCAATTGCTACGAACGGCGCAACAAGGAACGTTTCCGTAAAAACAGCGTCGTAGCCGTGGAGACTTTTATCTCAACCCGCTCCAATTACGCCAACCAGGCAAATGACGGCTGGACGCTGATCGGCAACAAAGGCGGATTTGTAGCCCAGCACGAACATACGATCGTCATCACCGATGGCGAGCCCATTATCCTCACCGCCGATAATGAAATTTAG
- a CDS encoding class I SAM-dependent methyltransferase, translating to MALFRAMETTRSKTKRLFTDKYAHLFLPPGLKVAARLSHLRAFRKVAENIIHKKIPGAYTSGIARTRLIDELLEEAVRKGARQVMILGAGFDTRGLRLPFLHGMPVIEIDHPNTARYKLSRLSGLHIPRHIRYYQIDFNKQSLDQLGAQHHFDFSVPTAFVWEGVTNYLTAEAIDNTFGFLQRFAPGSHVIFTYVHQEVLDNPAAFTGGEKLLKEVAGLEEKWTFGFVPSSLPGFLQRYGFSLLKDLGADEYRSLYLGGREKEEGYEFYRVAFARRLSD from the coding sequence ATGGCACTATTCCGTGCAATGGAAACCACCCGCTCAAAAACAAAAAGACTGTTTACCGATAAATACGCCCATCTCTTTTTGCCACCCGGCTTAAAGGTAGCGGCACGCCTGAGCCATCTGCGCGCTTTCCGTAAGGTAGCTGAAAACATTATCCATAAAAAGATTCCCGGCGCTTACACTTCCGGTATCGCCAGAACCCGGCTGATAGACGAGCTGCTGGAAGAGGCTGTCCGTAAAGGCGCCCGCCAGGTGATGATCCTGGGCGCCGGCTTCGACACCCGCGGCCTGCGGCTGCCGTTCCTGCACGGCATGCCCGTCATAGAAATTGACCATCCCAACACGGCCAGGTACAAATTATCCCGGCTCAGCGGCCTCCATATTCCCAGGCATATCCGTTACTACCAGATCGACTTCAACAAACAGAGCCTCGATCAGCTGGGAGCGCAGCATCACTTCGATTTTTCCGTTCCCACAGCGTTCGTATGGGAAGGGGTGACCAACTACCTCACGGCGGAAGCGATCGATAATACCTTCGGTTTCCTGCAGCGTTTTGCGCCCGGTTCACACGTTATCTTCACCTATGTTCACCAGGAAGTGCTGGATAATCCGGCCGCCTTCACCGGCGGAGAGAAGTTATTGAAAGAGGTTGCCGGCCTGGAGGAAAAATGGACCTTTGGCTTTGTGCCGTCTTCACTGCCCGGCTTCCTGCAGCGTTACGGGTTCTCCCTCCTCAAAGACCTGGGAGCGGATGAATACCGGTCGCTTTACCTGGGCGGAAGAGAAAAGGAGGAAGGGTATGAATTTTACCGGGTGGCGTTCGCCCGCCGCCTGTCAGACTAA
- a CDS encoding nuclear transport factor 2 family protein: MKTYCTILSLFLVTACVQPGGKISLSNPHVQVVKDMFAAFNEHNWQEMAACYADTAQFLDPEHGPEMVSLSRAQLVKKYQELHRQFPDVQDEIKDIYGDKNHIIVEFISSATGQDGKKWQLPICVVFTVKDGKIIRDRTYYDEPAN, translated from the coding sequence ATGAAAACGTACTGTACGATTTTATCTCTTTTCCTGGTGACAGCCTGTGTGCAGCCGGGAGGAAAAATCAGCCTGTCCAACCCTCATGTTCAGGTAGTAAAAGATATGTTTGCCGCATTTAATGAGCATAACTGGCAGGAGATGGCGGCCTGTTACGCAGATACCGCGCAGTTCCTGGACCCTGAACACGGTCCGGAGATGGTGTCTCTCTCGCGCGCGCAGCTGGTAAAAAAATACCAGGAGTTGCACCGGCAGTTCCCGGATGTGCAGGACGAAATAAAAGACATCTACGGCGACAAAAACCACATTATCGTTGAATTTATCTCCAGTGCTACCGGCCAGGACGGCAAAAAGTGGCAGCTTCCCATTTGCGTGGTTTTTACCGTGAAAGACGGTAAAATCATCCGGGACAGGACCTATTATGACGAACCGGCAAATTAG
- a CDS encoding THUMP domain-containing class I SAM-dependent RNA methyltransferase, with amino-acid sequence MMSLYTEKAPVTVTCHKRLTPYLEQEIKELGFTVEETFVTGVRLQASVNECIRLNLHLRCASQVLYSLRQFEAHNADDIYSELKSFPWETILPADGYFSITSNVQNETINNSMFANLRVKDAVIDRMREKTGKRPSTGAELSGGVIHLFWKNEHAEVFIDTSGDSLGRHGYRKIPGKAPMLEGLAAATILATRWDRRSPFVNPMCGSGTVAIEAALIATNSRPGLFRSNYAFMHLLGYDEAVYLEERGRLESQIVDVPGLKIIATDLSPQAVENARKNARAAGVADLITFSVCDFAATPVPPDGGGVVYMNPEYGLRLGEITALEETYGRIGDFMKQRCGGYTGYIFTGNLDLAKKIGLKAKRRIEFYNSTLDCRLLEYELYAGTRDARKLAHE; translated from the coding sequence ATGATGTCTTTATACACAGAGAAAGCTCCGGTAACGGTTACCTGCCATAAGCGGTTGACACCTTACCTCGAACAGGAAATAAAAGAACTGGGTTTTACCGTTGAGGAAACTTTTGTCACAGGCGTGCGCCTGCAGGCTTCTGTCAACGAATGTATCCGCCTGAATCTCCACCTGCGCTGCGCCAGCCAGGTATTATACAGCCTCCGTCAGTTTGAAGCGCATAACGCCGATGATATCTACAGCGAATTGAAATCCTTCCCCTGGGAAACTATTCTGCCGGCCGACGGGTATTTTTCCATTACCAGCAATGTGCAGAACGAAACCATCAATAACAGCATGTTCGCTAACCTGCGGGTGAAAGATGCGGTAATAGACCGTATGCGGGAAAAGACAGGTAAACGTCCATCTACCGGTGCGGAACTGAGTGGCGGCGTCATTCACCTGTTCTGGAAGAATGAACATGCGGAAGTATTTATCGACACTTCCGGCGATTCGCTGGGCCGTCACGGGTACCGCAAGATACCCGGAAAAGCGCCGATGCTGGAAGGGCTGGCGGCAGCCACCATTCTGGCTACCCGCTGGGACCGCCGTTCTCCTTTTGTCAATCCCATGTGCGGCTCCGGCACCGTAGCCATAGAGGCAGCGCTGATAGCCACCAACAGCCGGCCGGGACTTTTCCGGAGCAACTATGCTTTTATGCATCTGCTGGGGTATGATGAAGCGGTATACCTCGAAGAGCGGGGCCGCCTGGAAAGCCAGATCGTGGATGTGCCGGGACTGAAAATTATTGCGACGGACCTGAGCCCGCAGGCCGTGGAAAATGCCCGCAAAAACGCCAGGGCTGCCGGTGTGGCGGACCTGATCACCTTCTCCGTCTGCGACTTTGCCGCTACGCCCGTGCCGCCGGATGGCGGGGGAGTGGTGTACATGAACCCCGAATATGGACTGCGTCTCGGGGAGATCACCGCTTTGGAAGAAACCTATGGCCGTATCGGCGATTTCATGAAACAACGCTGCGGCGGCTACACCGGCTACATCTTCACCGGTAACCTGGACCTGGCCAAGAAGATAGGTCTCAAAGCCAAACGCAGGATCGAGTTTTACAACAGTACGCTCGACTGCCGTTTGCTTGAATACGAATTGTATGCCGGTACCCGCGATGCGCGGAAACTGGCGCACGAGTAG
- a CDS encoding Lrp/AsnC ligand binding domain-containing protein, with protein sequence MSHSLNIDKLDLQIISEMSTDAGISYAELGKKLFVSGGTIHVRIKKLHEMGVIKGTRLQVNLRAIGYDVLAFIGIYLEKSSLYENVAKQLLKIPQIVRLNYTTGAYSMFAEIICRDSAELRKILQDDLQHIKGIERTETIISLEESFSRPVNVSEIS encoded by the coding sequence ATGAGCCACTCTTTAAATATTGACAAATTAGATTTACAGATCATTTCAGAAATGTCAACAGATGCCGGTATCTCTTACGCCGAACTGGGAAAAAAGCTGTTTGTATCAGGCGGCACTATCCACGTGCGTATCAAGAAACTGCATGAAATGGGCGTGATCAAAGGCACAAGGCTGCAGGTCAATCTGCGTGCGATTGGCTATGATGTCCTGGCTTTTATCGGCATTTACCTGGAAAAGAGTTCCCTGTATGAAAACGTGGCCAAACAGTTGCTGAAGATTCCGCAGATTGTACGGTTGAACTACACGACCGGCGCCTACAGCATGTTTGCGGAGATCATCTGCCGCGACAGTGCCGAACTGCGTAAAATCCTGCAGGACGACCTGCAGCATATCAAAGGGATAGAGCGTACGGAAACAATTATCTCGCTTGAAGAGAGTTTCTCTCGCCCTGTCAATGTCAGCGAAATCAGTTAA
- a CDS encoding response regulator — translation MQHKDYGELKTLLLVDDDTDDQELFKLALAELNHPVKCLTAGNGQEALDNLCTRAYQPDLIFLDLNMPLMNGIVFLKRIKDIDHLKNIPVIIYSTSDEPREISTARSMGAVDYITKPARFDELCRLLQVVLAGGTSSLH, via the coding sequence ATGCAACACAAGGACTATGGGGAGTTGAAAACACTGCTGTTAGTGGATGACGATACAGACGACCAGGAGCTTTTTAAACTGGCGCTGGCGGAACTGAATCATCCCGTAAAGTGCCTTACGGCCGGCAACGGCCAGGAGGCGCTGGATAATCTTTGTACCCGTGCCTACCAGCCCGACCTTATTTTTCTGGACCTGAACATGCCGTTGATGAACGGGATTGTGTTCCTCAAGCGGATCAAAGACATTGACCATCTGAAAAACATCCCGGTGATCATTTACAGCACCAGCGACGAACCACGGGAGATTTCCACCGCCCGCTCCATGGGTGCGGTAGACTATATTACGAAACCGGCCCGGTTTGACGAGCTTTGCAGATTGTTACAGGTAGTATTGGCAGGCGGCACCTCTTCTTTACATTAG
- a CDS encoding DUF4136 domain-containing protein has translation MRTPSVSLSRRFRGAAALLAIALFMAACGTSVHMTGTWKDPGAETGGYHNILVAGVSSNQTARGTVESRLAAQLQQHGIVAGKSIDLFPPNFDPKKEESVKTASAKITAAGYHAVLTVTLVNKESETRYVPGTVMYAPYPAYGWYGRFWGYYGYMYNSVYSPGYYTTDKVYFLESNLYDLAQDGKLVWSGQSETYNPNSLESFATAYAKVVTDALQNNGLLRR, from the coding sequence ATGCGTACTCCATCTGTATCTCTTAGCCGCCGCTTCCGGGGAGCTGCCGCCCTGCTGGCGATAGCGCTGTTTATGGCTGCCTGCGGCACTTCTGTCCATATGACAGGTACCTGGAAAGATCCCGGCGCCGAAACAGGCGGCTATCATAATATCCTGGTGGCGGGCGTCAGCTCCAATCAAACGGCAAGAGGAACGGTGGAAAGCAGGCTGGCCGCCCAGCTGCAACAACATGGTATCGTGGCGGGAAAAAGCATCGATTTGTTTCCGCCCAACTTCGACCCCAAAAAGGAAGAATCGGTAAAAACCGCCTCCGCTAAAATTACAGCGGCAGGTTACCATGCGGTGCTGACGGTGACACTGGTCAATAAAGAGTCTGAAACCCGGTATGTACCGGGCACCGTAATGTATGCGCCTTATCCTGCTTATGGCTGGTATGGCCGCTTCTGGGGCTACTATGGCTATATGTACAATTCGGTGTACTCCCCGGGATATTATACGACCGATAAGGTGTATTTCCTGGAGAGCAACCTGTATGACCTGGCCCAGGACGGAAAACTGGTATGGTCCGGCCAGTCGGAAACCTATAACCCCAACAGCCTGGAATCGTTCGCTACCGCCTACGCTAAAGTTGTGACGGACGCTTTACAAAACAACGGGTTGTTACGGCGCTAA
- a CDS encoding DUF3820 family protein, translating to MEMTQPNPEILQQLVTMKMPFGKYKDVILCDLPVSYLEWFQRNGFPKGKLGMMLETMLVIKMNGLTHLLTPLKK from the coding sequence ATGGAGATGACTCAACCGAACCCGGAGATACTGCAACAGCTGGTAACCATGAAAATGCCCTTCGGGAAATACAAGGACGTGATTTTGTGCGATCTGCCGGTTAGTTACCTGGAATGGTTTCAGCGCAATGGTTTCCCGAAAGGCAAACTGGGCATGATGCTGGAGACCATGCTGGTCATCAAAATGAATGGTCTCACCCATCTGCTGACCCCCCTGAAAAAATAA
- a CDS encoding bactofilin family protein, giving the protein MRHFFRNIIVPGAFRIPKEVTVNGSIDATISGRIDGNVKGNVKTTGKLVVSETASIKGHIYAADLVVHGKVYGDVYISNKAHISNKAFVKGDVNAIVLELEEGAVVEGAIRKNVLPAPKAETPSVTEQHHPGEAIPVAAAAAPAAPAANEEEQTTSWF; this is encoded by the coding sequence GTGAGACATTTTTTCCGAAACATCATTGTACCGGGAGCATTTCGTATCCCTAAAGAAGTAACCGTAAACGGCAGCATCGACGCTACCATTTCAGGACGGATTGACGGGAACGTGAAGGGCAACGTAAAAACGACCGGTAAACTGGTGGTCAGTGAAACCGCCAGCATCAAAGGGCATATTTATGCGGCCGATCTTGTTGTACACGGGAAAGTGTATGGAGACGTTTATATCAGCAACAAAGCCCATATCAGTAATAAAGCCTTCGTCAAGGGAGATGTGAATGCCATCGTTCTTGAACTCGAAGAGGGCGCCGTAGTGGAAGGCGCCATCCGGAAAAATGTGCTGCCCGCACCTAAAGCGGAAACACCGTCTGTTACAGAACAACACCACCCGGGAGAAGCTATCCCCGTAGCCGCTGCTGCAGCTCCTGCCGCACCGGCCGCCAACGAAGAAGAACAAACCACCAGCTGGTTTTAA